The genomic stretch CTCACCGATCATCTTTGCTAAACCAACATCGATTCCGTTTCTGACCCTGGAAAATGCATGAATGTGCTTTGGACACTTAACAGCGCTGCTCGAGCGCGCCTCCGCACTCACGAGCAGCGCGTTGGCTCGCGCGAGTTGTTCGCTGGCCGCAGCCTTGATTTCGTCGCTGCCGGGATCCATAACCAGCAAGAATAGATCTGGCGCGAGCAGTTCCGCACCGGCGGTTGATTCTACAATCGCATTGTCATTTGCGGAGAATTCCGCTTTTAAGGCGACGCAAGCCGCGGCCAGACTTTCTGATTCAGTCGAGACCAACATGGATCGCACGGCTCCGGCTTCCAAATATCGCGCTGTATCCACGTGTGAATCGCTGGCGCTCTGCTCCCAGATTGTCCAGCCCGATTCGGACGCAATTGAGAGGCATTCTTGCGGTTGGTGAGAATGTGAGGTGATCTTCGCTGCCGTCCAGTGGGCACTGACAAAATGGCGGATGATCTCGCAGACCAGCGTCGTCTTTCCCACATGCTTTGCCTGGCCGCCAACTACGATCAGCGCCATGAAGCAGCTACTTTGTTCCTTTGCGGGACAGACGCGCGAGCGTGGCAAGCTCCTTCAGATATTCCTTCAGCGGACGCGCTGGCGTGCCCCAAAAGACGATTCCCTTCCCGCGTAACACTTTGCCGTTCAGAACGCCGCTTTGCCCGCCCAGAATCGTTCCACCTTCGACTTCAGCATGCTCGCCTATGCCTACCTGACCTCCGATCATTGCTCCAGGACCAATTCGGGAACTTCCGGAAATTCCAGTCTGCGCAGCAATGACAGCATTCTCGCCAATCTCGACGTTGTGCCCTAAGTGAACCATGTTGTCGATCTTGGCGCCACGGCGGATCACCGTCTGATCGAGCGAGCCGCGATCTATGGTGCAGTTCGCGCCAATCTCGACGTCATCTTCGATCAACAGTCCTCCGATTTGGGGAAACAGTTGATGTCGGCCATGCTCATCCTGAACGTAGCCGAAGCCCGTCGATCCAAGCACAGTACCGGCTTGTATGATGACGCGATCACCTAACCTGGCGTGAGCATAAATCGTCACGTTAGGGTCAATGCGGCAGTGACTCCCAATGTGCGCATTTTTCCCAATCACGGAATTTGCGCCGACGGTCGTGTAGTCGCCGACGCGAGCGCCTTCTTCAATCACCGCTCCAGGACCAATAAACGTGTGCTCGCCAATCTGCGCGGCCACATGAATTTGGGCGCTCTCATCGTGACCTTCCACCGCGGCCTGGTGGTAAAGCTCGGCGGCGATACGCGCAAATAGAAGCTTGGGATTGTCGGCAATCAGGAATGGCTTGTCGCGGCGCGGCGTGTTCGCAAACCGACCCGTGACGACCGCCGTCGCGTGCGAGTCCAGCGCCTGCTCAAATTTATCCTCATCATAAGCAAAGACGAGATCGCCCTCGCGAGCCGCGCTGATGCTCGCGAGACCGCTAACCAGAGTTGTGGCATCGCCTTGCAACTGTGCGCCAAAGCGTGCGGCGAGATCTCCAATCTTGTAGCTGTGGCCCTTCATGAAGCCTTATAAATTGGAGGCTCGCCCGGTGGCCGTGTTTTCCAGCGGCGATGCACCCACAACCATTGCTCCGGATATTTTGCGGCGTACTCCTCGATCACCCGCGTAAATAGTGCGGTATTTGCTACTGCATCCGCATCGTCGTCGCCGGTGGAAACGAGCGTTAACGCCGGATCGAAGCGCACGCGATATTTCCTCAACTGCCTATCCCAAATCGTGAATGCCGGAACCACGGCAGCACCAGACCGCAACGCTACTCGCGCCATTCCCGAAGCGGTACAGGCTGGCACACCGAAGAAATCGACGAAGACTCCTTGGGGAGGAGTAATGTTGGTGTCCATTAAGATACCAACCGTCTCGCCCGCTTTCATGGCTGCCAGAAGCCCGCGCGCGAAGTCCTCTTTTGCGAAGGTCTCATTGCCGTGGAGCGTTCGATATTGATCGACGAGCGCATCCACTTTGCGGTTGTCCAGCCGGCGCACGACGATCTTGATGGGATTCCCGAAAATGGAGTGAACGAAGGACCCGATTTCCCATCCTCCAATGTGCGCGGTGAGCAGGAGCACTCCGCAGCCGCCAGCTCGCGCAGCTTCGTAGTTTTCGAAGCCATCATACGTGGCCACCTTGCGCGCGTTCTCTGATGTATATCGCGGAAACATGCAGAACTCGGCGAGCTGTCGTCCTAAGCCTTGAAAGAGCTGGAAGACGATTCGCCTTCGCTGCTTCTCGGTCATTTGCGGAAATGCGATCTGAAGATTGCGAAGTCCGACTTTTCGCAGCCTGGACATTACCGCATACGCGAGGAATCCAAGGAATTTGCCGACTCCGATGGCGATCGGGCTCGGCAGCGCGCCGACGGTGTGAACAAATGCCCAGACCAGTACGTATTCGAGGTTCTCCCGCATGCGAATCGCGACGCTATCATTCGACTGCGAAGACTTGCAACGTACTGCAGAACCCGCTGCGGTAGCGGCGGGCGCTCTTCTCTTACGCCGAGGACACAGCCTGTTCCATTCTAGATAATCGCTAAATTAACGCGATGCTTTAGCCTCGCCGAAGTCCTTTCGTACAGCGGATAGGAATCCTTCAGAACCCGCCGGGGGACGCACAGTTCCGCCTAGGATGGTGCGGAAGTTCATGTCGCGTCCATAGAAAGTCCGTGTGTCACCGCCGTTCTGCTCAATCCATGCACCCTTCAGTGAGATTCCCGCGAAGATGCCTCTGGAGCGAGAGTAAGTAAGAATCTCGGTTTGCAGCGCGATGTTCGTTTCCGCGGCGGCGGTACGTCCTACTGGACCAGCTGATGCCGAGGCGTCGGCGCCAATCTTCACTTTATGCGCCAGCAAAGAATGCACCCCGTTCTCGTTCATGAAAAGCATCACCAGATCGACTGCCTCGCCGCCGATTTGCAGTCCAAAGCTCCCACCGCCGAGGCGATAAAAAGCCGGAGCGCTCCACCCGTGCGCGGTGCGACACGTCACCACCCCCTGGCCGTACTCGCCGCCGAACCCAAAACCCGCCTTCATCAGCGACGGAATCACGCCGACACATTCAGCATGCGCCAATATCTCCTGCGGAATGCCTTTGTCCGGAGCCGCGGTTACCTGGTTCAAAATCGTTCCCGCTTTATCCAGACGCTCCTGCAGCTTGGCCCGGTCGCCTTCGTCTTTGGCATAGCTAAGGCCAGGGAAACAGAAAACTACTAACAACAGAGCCGTAGATGTAAGGAGGAGTTTTTTGATCAAGTTCATTCCTTTGCTTGCAATGTCGGTTTCTGTGCGTACCTCCGCAGTGGTGGTTGGGTCAATTCTCGAATCCATCCGCTACCGCCGACGGTACTGACATGCTTCCAGACCGAGGCGTGGACCACAAGCACCACAGGTTCTGATCCGCTACGCAACGGTACTAGTCCGATAGTAACGCGAGTAGGTAATGCACGAAAGTGCTATGCCGAGTTCGTCCTGCTGTTGGGCCTTTCGTGATATGCCTTACAAGGTAAATAAGGTGTGTAATCGAGGCACCGAATCTCAATTCGGGAAGAGGCAAGATGACGCAGCGAAGCGATTTTTCAGCACTCGAGGCCGATCAGCCGATCGGCGGTGTCTCCGATAGCGCTGCGTTAGCCCATGCTACGCGCAGCAAGCGGGTGGTCCGCATTGCCGTTTCACTGCCTGTAGAGATACGCGATCAGTTTGGTGGAAAAGACCAGCCGCGCACCCAGTTCGTCACGCTCCGCGGTTGCGTGTTGAGCACCACGCTATCAATGCGTGCCGGCAACAAGCTGACTCTCCAGAATCTGAAGAATGGCCGCACGGCAGAATGCCACGCGATTGGAGTGGAGCCGGGGTTGAACGGCACGCACCAGGTTGAAATCGAATTCACCAGTGCTCAGCCGGAATTCTGGCCGGTGCAGTTTCCCTCAGAAGACCCGAAGCCTTCAGTCGCGAGTACCGCGCCGCAAATCAGCAATCCCAATTCACAGTCGCGCCAGGCGAGTGCAGTTTCGGATAAGGACATCCTCGTCCTTGCAGATTCCGTCGCACGAGATTTCAATGGGGGACGCGCCCATTCTCCCGAACGAATCGCAACAAAAGTCGCGACGGCCGATTCCGTCGCGCAATTCCGTGCAGCCAATCGCGCTGCTCATAAGCGTGAGCAGCGCAAGAAGGCTGTCTACTCAGCAATATTTTTCGCCGCAGTCTCCGGAGCCGCTGTAGGCGCGCGCTACTGGTTTGCAAATAAGCCACAGCTGCTTGAGGCTACACCTGCCCCGGAAGTTCGCAAGATCGCGCAGAAGATCGCTCGGGCGATACCGGCAAAGCAATCGAATGTCACCCAGGCAAGCGCGGTAGACGCGACGGATGCACCGGAATCTGTATCTTCCGACGCTTCGGTTTCAGCTCGGCCTGGCGTGGCAGGCTCCAGTGCGTCCGACGTAAATGCCCAATTGCCCCAAGTCCCTGCCCAGCCCGCCGCTGAATCAATACAAACTGAAGCTGTAGGCGTGGCGCCTGAAACGCCAGTGGCAGTGCGACATGGTTCTTCCTACGCAGCGGCCCGCAAAAGCAAAGTCGAAGATGCAAGCGATGAGCCGATTGCTCTGCCTCTGCGCGTAACCGAAAGCGCCAGCGTCGCCAAACCGGAAGCGCTGAAAGACGTGGTCGCCGACGTGCCGGCTCATGCCGCAGTTTTGGCCGCAGAAGTTCCGAAGAAGGCCGTTCCCGCGCACTTGATCCGTTCCGTTCCGGCACAGTACCCCTCAATGGCCCGCCAGCTCCATGTGGAAGGCGAGGTTCTGCTTAATGTGAACGTCGATCCCACGGGCGCAGTCAGCAACATCACAGTTGTTTCAGGACCGCCGTTACTTCGAGCTGCCGCAACCGACTGTGTGAAACGCTGGAAATATCAGCCGGCGATGCTGGGCGACAAGCCGGTTGCCAGCACGGAAATCGTGAAACTGGACTTTCACTGGCGCTAGAGTCTGCGCAATTTCTCCACAAATCTTTCTTGACCTCTCCAATGGTTAAAATGGATGCGCATGTCCACGCTGCACAACGTGCGTGTCTCGCTGGAGATGATCAAATGGGAGCACTCGATCTTTGCGCTTCCCTTCGCCCTCTGCAGCGCGATGCTGGCCAGCAATGGATGGCCGCCTGTGTGGCAGCTTCTGTGGATCATCGTCGCGATGGTCGCTGCGCGTTCGGCCGCGATGGCTTTTAATCGCTATGCCGATACAGAGATTGACGGCGCAAATCCGCGAACCAGCCAACGCGCTCTGCCGGCAGGAATTCTGAATAAAAACTTCGTCGCGGCGTTTGTTGTGATTGCCAGTGCCGTTTTTGTCCTTTCAGCGGCAATGCTCAATCGTCTAACGCTGATTCTTTCTCCAGTGGCGTTGGCGATTGTTTTCCTCTACTCGTATACGAAGCGATTCACGAGATGGTCACACCTGGTATTGGGATTCGCTCTGGGCATCGCTCCCGCCGCTGCATGGATTGCGATTCGCGGCTCGCTTGATCCGCGCATCCTTCTGCTCACGGGAGCAGTGATGTTCTGGGTGGGCGGCTTCGATGTGCTTTATGCATGTCAGGACTGTGAGTTCGACACCAGCTTTGGGCTGCACTCGGTGCCGCGCCATTATGGAATCGCGAATGCGCTTCTGCTGGCGCGAATGATGCATGCGATCATGCTCGCGTTCCTATTCGCGGTAGTTTTTGTCTTTGGGCTGGGCAAGCTGGCTATCGCCGGAGTAATAGTCGTTGCCCTTCTGATTGGGTACGAGCACTCGCTTGTCTCGGCAAAAGATCTCTCGAAACTGAACGCCGCATTCTTCACCATGAACGGCATCATCTCTGTCGTGCTGTTTCTTTTCGTTGCTGCCGACCTGCTTCTTCCACGCTTTCGGTAAAATCCGTTTTCGGAATTGCGGAGATCAGCCTGGCTTCCTCTCGAAACAAGCAAGCTTCGCCGGTACGCATCGCCGTGGATACGGGCGGCACTTTTACCGATTGCGTCTGGATCGAAAATGGCCGCCTCAGAATCCTGAAAGTGTTTTCCACGCCTCACGATCCATCCGAGGCCATCGCAGCGGCAGTAGAGAAAATCGCAGACGGTTGCGAATGTGAGGTCGTCCTGCTCCACGGTACAACGGTAGGAACCAACGCGCTGCTGCAACGGAAAGGCGCACGAACTGCGTTGATAACGACGGCTGGATTTGAAGATGCGATCGAAATTGGGCGGCAGGCTCGTCCCAAACTCTACGATCTAAACGTCACAAGGATTGAGCCTCTGGTCGCTCGCGAGCTGCGCTTCGGCGTTCAAGAACGCACCCGGCCCGATGGGACAGCGGAGCGCGCTCCGTCATCGGGCGAACTGACTACGCTTTTGCGAACCATTCGAGAGCGCAGTCCTGAGTCAGTCGCTGTATGTCTGCTGTTCTCGTTTGCGAATCCCGAAAATGAACTCGCGGTCGCGCGCCAGCTGCGGCAACTTACGATGCCGCTTTCGCTGTCGCACGAGATCCTTCCCGAATTTCGCGAGTACGAGCGCATGAGCACCGTAACGGTAAACGCCTACTTGCAGCCGCTCATGCAGCGTTATTTGGAGAGTCTGCAGTCGCGCCTCTCCACGGAACGAGAGACACGGATATTCGTGATGCAATCCAGTGGAGGGATTACCGCGCTACGCACCGCCGCGGCGCAGCCGGTGCGAACTGTCCTCTCCGGTCCTGCGGGAGGGGCCGTCGGAGCGCTGGAAATGGGACGAGCCGCAGGATTCGAAAACATCGTTTCGTTCGATATGGGAGGCACTTCCACCGACGTTGCTCTGCTTGCGGGCAAACTCAATCTCACTTCAGAGGCCGAAGTTGCCGGCCTCCCTGTCCGCGTGCCCATGCTCAACATCCACACTGTCGGCGCGGGAGGTGGATCGCTGGCGCGCGTTGATGCCGGCGGCGCGCTGCGGGTAGGTCCGGAATCGGCCGGAGCCGATCCTGGCCCGATCTGCTACGGCAAAGGCACACAACCAACCGTCACCGACGCCAACCTGTTGCTGGGCCGCTTGCGTGCAGAAAACTTTCTCGGCGGAGAGTTTCGTCTCGATGTCAAGCGTACGCGCGCTTTATTCACAAAATGGATTTCCCAGAATGGTCTCGAATGGTCTCCGGAGCAATTGGCCTCTGGCATCATTCGCGTGGTTAACGCCACCATGGAAAAAGCCATTCGCGTGGTTTCCATCGAACAGGGTTATGATCCGCGCGAATTCTCGCTGCTCGCCTTCGGAGGTGCAGGCGCCCTTCATGCATGCGAGCTGGCGGCGGCGCTATCGATGCCGCGCGTCATCGTTCCGCCGGCGCCGGGAGCCCTTTCCGCTTATGGAATTCTGGTCAGTGATGTCGTCAAAGACTTTTCCCGCACTGCCCCCATGCTGCTTAGCGTGGGCGAGTTTCAGAGCTCTGCGAAGGAAATCGGCGAAATCTTCAACGAGCTAAAACGAGCCGCGCTGCGAGAGTACTCACATGAGGAATGGAAGGGCCCTCCGCGTCTGGAATACTCCATTGATATGCGCTACCAAGGCCAGGGATACGAATTGCAGATTCCATGGAAGAAATCTGCTTCGCTGCTCGAGGACTTCCATCAAGCGCATCAGCGCCGATTTGGATATCACCATCCAGCAAAGAAAATAGAAGCGGTTACGCTTCGCCTCCGCGCCACGGTCGCGCAAAGTTCACCTACCCTGATGCGTTCGGAAACGGGAAAGCAGAGGAAGAAAGAAGGGCGTGCTTCAGTGATGTTTGCAGGGAAAGCCTTTAAAGCAAGAGTGCTCACCCGCGAGCACCTGAAAACGGGATTCACTTCTTCAGGACCATTGATTGTGGCGGAGTACACGGCTACTACGGTCGTACCACCGGGTTGGAAACTATCAATTCATCGTTCCGGTGCGCTCGTACTTGAACTTGTAACGCGCACAAAAAGAAAAAGACGCTCAAATTGAGCGTCTTTTTGTATTGGCGAACTCCGACTCAGGCAGCGTTCCGCTCTCTGTCCTTTTTGTCCATGTCGTCCTTCACATTGCGGGCGCTGTCTTTTACTTTGCCCCATGCGTTCTCGGCGCGGCCTTTGATTTCGTCAACAGTGCCTTGGCCTTGAGCCTGCGTGTCGCCGGTCCATTCGCCGGCCTGACGTTTTGCGCGTCCTGCGATCTCGTCCATCTTGCCTTTGATTCGGTTCTTGTCCACGATTGCCTCCTCGCTTCTGTTGGAACTCTTTTGTTGGATTGCAGTTTTTCAGCTATCCGGGTTCGTACCGTCCTAAAGTGCGGTTCGTCGTCCGGTGAGCAACTGGAAAATCAGTGCGATCACCGCCAGCACGAGCAGCAGATGAATGAATCCGCCGAGCGTGTAGCTGCTGACAACTCCGATCAACCAGAGCACTAGCAGAATGACAAATAGGGTCCAGAGCATGGGCCCACCTCCCAAAGAGTGTTGCGACTAACTCTGCCAAATATGACGGTCAATGGCAGGGGATGGTTGTAGAGGATCGAGAGCGGCTGGACTGTGGCTGCCGGCTTTCGGCCACCGGCTTCTGGCTAGGTCATTGGATCTGCAGCGATTTCTTCTCGCAATCTGAATTCCCGGAGTAGAACCAGAGCTGCCGCTCGCGTGTCCGACAGCTCTCTGGAATAGAAGGCTCCGTTATCATTGTGAACTGTCGTGAGCAGCCGAAAATGAAGCCGAAAGCCGGTAGCCGGTAGCCGGAAGCCCAATGAAAATAGCCATTCAAGGTGAGCGAGGTTCATTCAGTCACGAAGCGGCGCTGCGGATGGCGCCCTCGTGCACTGTGGCGCCATGCGCGCGTTCTGCGGAAGTTTTCGACTCCGTGCTCAAGAAGCGCGCCAACGCTGCTGTAATTCCGATCGAGAACACGCTTGCCGGACCTGTCACTGAGCACTTCGACCTGCTGCTTGAGCATCCATTGTTCATCCACGCCGAGCATCGGCTGCGCATCCGCCACAACGTGATTGCTGCGCCTGGAGTGAAGCTTTCACAGCTTCGCCGCGTCCTCTCTCATCCAGTCGCTCTCGACCAGTGCCGCGGATTCTTCCGCGCGCACCCTGAAGTTCAGCAAATCCCGTTCTATGACACTGCTGGAAGTGTGAAGCACGTGATTGCCGAAAACGCGAAAGATGCTGCGGGAATCGCGAGTCGCCAGGCAGCTGTCGAGTACAAGGGCAAAATTCTCAAAGCAGGAATCGAAGACGATCCGAAAAACTTCACGCGTTTTCTGCTGATCGTTCCGAAAGAGCGCTGGGAACAGAATGCCAACAAAACTTCCATTGCGTTTTCTGTCCCGGACCAGCCCGGAGCGCTGTTTAAAGCCCTCGCCGTCTTCGCGCTTCGCGACATCTCACTGAGCAAGATCGAGTCACGGCCGGTCAAAGGACATCCATGGCAGTACGTCTTCTACGCCGATCTGAAGTGCGGACAGACTCAAGCTTCTCAGAACGCTTTGCGCCACCTGCGAGAGATCTGCCCCATGGTGAAGGTTTTAGGCGTCTACCGCGCCGGCTGAGCCTTGGTCCACAAGCTTGCCGGAGCAAACCTGAGCAATTCCACCGCAAACCTGCAAGACGCTTGAGTAGTACAATTCCACGCTCGAATCCTTTTCAGAGTTGAGTCATCTATTATCAAGATTTATAAGGCACTCATATGGCAGAACGTAAGACTGAGCCGACTCCGCAAGCACAGCCGGCTGAACAGAAAGTAGAAATAAGCGAACGCAGTCTCCCAGTACTCCCGGTGCGTGACACCGTGCTGTTTCCGCACGCTGTGTTGCCTCTCACAGTGGGGAGGGAGAGTTCTGTTCAACTCATCAACCAACTCGGGGAAGAAAAAAACATCGTGGTAGTCGCGCAGCGCGAAGCGCGCGTCGATTCGCCACAGCCAACCGACCTCTACACCGTAGGCACGCTCGCCACCGTTCACAAAGTGGTGAAGATGCCCAACCAGAGCTTGTTCGTCTTTACTGAAGGCGTGGAGCGGATTCACGTTCGCGAATACCAGCAACTGACGCCATTCATGCGCGCAATTGTCGATCCTATCGCCGAAGGCAAGAGCGAAGGCGGACCAGAGATCGAGGCACTGCAGCGCAACGTCCTCACATTGTTCCAGCAGATCGTAACCGGCTCGCCAACGCTCTCAGACGAACTGCAGACCGTCGCGATCAACATCGAAGAGCCCGGACGATTAGTGGACTTCATCGCCTCTTCCTTGCCCTCCCTCTCTACGACGGACAAGCAGGAGATCCTCGAGATTACCGACGTCAAGTCGCGGCTGCAGAAGATCAACAAGCATCTGGCGAAGGAACTCGAGGTTCAGCAGTTGCGCAACAAGATCCAGACAGAAGTCCAGGATCAGGTGCAGCAGTCGCAGCGCGAGTACTACCTGCGCGAGCAACTGAAGGCCATTCAGAAAGAACTCGGCGAGCAGGACGAAACGCAGCGCGACACCGAAGAGCTGAAGAAGAAGATCGAAGATGCCGGCATGCCGGAGGATGTGAAAAAAGAAGCGATGAAGGAGCTGACCCGCTTGGGTCGCATGTCCCCCATGGCCGCCGACTATTCGGTTACGCGCAGCTACATCGAGTGGCTTGCGGTACTGCCCTGGGGCAAGTCCTCGGGTAGCGACGTTGACATTGCGAAGGCCAAAGAAATCCTCGACGAAGATCACTACGATCTGCAGAAGGTGAAGGACCGTATTCTCGATTATCTGTCGGTCCGTCGGCTCAAACCCGGAATGAAGGGGCCGATCCTCTGCTTCGTCGGACCTCCGGGAGTAGGAAAAACTTCTCTCGGACGCAGCATTGCGCGTTCGCTCGGACGCAAGTTCGCGCGTATCTCGCTGGGCGGCATGCATGACGAAGCCGAGCTTCGCGGACATCGCCGGACTTATATCGGCGCGCTACCTGGACAAATCATTCAGAACCTACGGCGCGTCGAGACCAATGATCCCGTCTTCATGATGGACGAGGTAGACAAGCTCGGACGTGACTTCCGCGGCGATCCGGCATCGGCGCTGCTCGAAGTGCTCGATCCCGAGCAGAACGCCACGTTCCGTGACAACTACCTCGATGTGCCGTTCGACTTGTCGAAGGTGCTGTTCATCTGCACAGCGAACATGCTTGATCCCATTCCGGAACCGCTGCGCGACCGCATGGAAATCATCGAGCTGCAGGGGTACATCGAAGACGAGAAGGTACACATCGCCTATCGTTATCTGATCCCGCGGCAGATCGAAGAGAACGGCATTAAACCCGACCAGATCGAGTTCTCCGAAGAAGTTGTGCGCTACATCATCCGGCACTACACGCGCGAAGCCGGCGTGCGCAACCTGGAGCGCAACATTGGAACGATGTGCCGTAAACAAGCGCGCCGTATCGCTGAAGGTAAGACCGAGAAGCTAGTATTGACGAAAGACATCGTTCAGGAATTCCTGGGCGGTATCAAGGTTCGTGTCGATACAGAAATTGCCGAGCGCACCAAGCGTGCGGGAGTCGCAGTGGGACTCGCATGGACTCCGGCCGGTGGCGACGTGCTCTTCATCGAAGCCAACAAGATGAAGGGCAAAGGCAGCTTCAGCATGACTGGCCAGCTTGGCCAGGTGATGCAGGAGTCAATGCAGGCCGCACTCACTTGGGTACGCTCGAACGCCAAGCATCTGGGCCTGGATGAAGAATTCCTCAAAGAACTTGACATCCACATCCACGTGCCCGCAGGCGCTGTTCCCAAAGACGGACCTTCAGCAGGTGTGACGATGGCCACGGCTC from Terriglobales bacterium encodes the following:
- a CDS encoding CsbD family protein, whose amino-acid sequence is MDKNRIKGKMDEIAGRAKRQAGEWTGDTQAQGQGTVDEIKGRAENAWGKVKDSARNVKDDMDKKDRERNAA
- a CDS encoding hydantoinase/oxoprolinase family protein, which encodes MDTGGTFTDCVWIENGRLRILKVFSTPHDPSEAIAAAVEKIADGCECEVVLLHGTTVGTNALLQRKGARTALITTAGFEDAIEIGRQARPKLYDLNVTRIEPLVARELRFGVQERTRPDGTAERAPSSGELTTLLRTIRERSPESVAVCLLFSFANPENELAVARQLRQLTMPLSLSHEILPEFREYERMSTVTVNAYLQPLMQRYLESLQSRLSTERETRIFVMQSSGGITALRTAAAQPVRTVLSGPAGGAVGALEMGRAAGFENIVSFDMGGTSTDVALLAGKLNLTSEAEVAGLPVRVPMLNIHTVGAGGGSLARVDAGGALRVGPESAGADPGPICYGKGTQPTVTDANLLLGRLRAENFLGGEFRLDVKRTRALFTKWISQNGLEWSPEQLASGIIRVVNATMEKAIRVVSIEQGYDPREFSLLAFGGAGALHACELAAALSMPRVIVPPAPGALSAYGILVSDVVKDFSRTAPMLLSVGEFQSSAKEIGEIFNELKRAALREYSHEEWKGPPRLEYSIDMRYQGQGYELQIPWKKSASLLEDFHQAHQRRFGYHHPAKKIEAVTLRLRATVAQSSPTLMRSETGKQRKKEGRASVMFAGKAFKARVLTREHLKTGFTSSGPLIVAEYTATTVVPPGWKLSIHRSGALVLELVTRTKRKRRSN
- a CDS encoding UbiA-like polyprenyltransferase → MSTLHNVRVSLEMIKWEHSIFALPFALCSAMLASNGWPPVWQLLWIIVAMVAARSAAMAFNRYADTEIDGANPRTSQRALPAGILNKNFVAAFVVIASAVFVLSAAMLNRLTLILSPVALAIVFLYSYTKRFTRWSHLVLGFALGIAPAAAWIAIRGSLDPRILLLTGAVMFWVGGFDVLYACQDCEFDTSFGLHSVPRHYGIANALLLARMMHAIMLAFLFAVVFVFGLGKLAIAGVIVVALLIGYEHSLVSAKDLSKLNAAFFTMNGIISVVLFLFVAADLLLPRFR
- the lpxD gene encoding UDP-3-O-(3-hydroxymyristoyl)glucosamine N-acyltransferase; this translates as MKGHSYKIGDLAARFGAQLQGDATTLVSGLASISAAREGDLVFAYDEDKFEQALDSHATAVVTGRFANTPRRDKPFLIADNPKLLFARIAAELYHQAAVEGHDESAQIHVAAQIGEHTFIGPGAVIEEGARVGDYTTVGANSVIGKNAHIGSHCRIDPNVTIYAHARLGDRVIIQAGTVLGSTGFGYVQDEHGRHQLFPQIGGLLIEDDVEIGANCTIDRGSLDQTVIRRGAKIDNMVHLGHNVEIGENAVIAAQTGISGSSRIGPGAMIGGQVGIGEHAEVEGGTILGGQSGVLNGKVLRGKGIVFWGTPARPLKEYLKELATLARLSRKGTK
- the lon gene encoding endopeptidase La, translating into MAERKTEPTPQAQPAEQKVEISERSLPVLPVRDTVLFPHAVLPLTVGRESSVQLINQLGEEKNIVVVAQREARVDSPQPTDLYTVGTLATVHKVVKMPNQSLFVFTEGVERIHVREYQQLTPFMRAIVDPIAEGKSEGGPEIEALQRNVLTLFQQIVTGSPTLSDELQTVAINIEEPGRLVDFIASSLPSLSTTDKQEILEITDVKSRLQKINKHLAKELEVQQLRNKIQTEVQDQVQQSQREYYLREQLKAIQKELGEQDETQRDTEELKKKIEDAGMPEDVKKEAMKELTRLGRMSPMAADYSVTRSYIEWLAVLPWGKSSGSDVDIAKAKEILDEDHYDLQKVKDRILDYLSVRRLKPGMKGPILCFVGPPGVGKTSLGRSIARSLGRKFARISLGGMHDEAELRGHRRTYIGALPGQIIQNLRRVETNDPVFMMDEVDKLGRDFRGDPASALLEVLDPEQNATFRDNYLDVPFDLSKVLFICTANMLDPIPEPLRDRMEIIELQGYIEDEKVHIAYRYLIPRQIEENGIKPDQIEFSEEVVRYIIRHYTREAGVRNLERNIGTMCRKQARRIAEGKTEKLVLTKDIVQEFLGGIKVRVDTEIAERTKRAGVAVGLAWTPAGGDVLFIEANKMKGKGSFSMTGQLGQVMQESMQAALTWVRSNAKHLGLDEEFLKELDIHIHVPAGAVPKDGPSAGVTMATALVSLLTGTQVRPLTAMTGEITLSGNVLPVGGIKEKVLAAKRAGVRDVILPAENRQNVEEDLTPQQLEGVQIHYVNSIDEALSIALPHDETEAKHDAEEREQVLQHVG
- a CDS encoding lmo0937 family membrane protein — its product is MLWTLFVILLVLWLIGVVSSYTLGGFIHLLLVLAVIALIFQLLTGRRTAL
- the pheA gene encoding prephenate dehydratase: MKIAIQGERGSFSHEAALRMAPSCTVAPCARSAEVFDSVLKKRANAAVIPIENTLAGPVTEHFDLLLEHPLFIHAEHRLRIRHNVIAAPGVKLSQLRRVLSHPVALDQCRGFFRAHPEVQQIPFYDTAGSVKHVIAENAKDAAGIASRQAAVEYKGKILKAGIEDDPKNFTRFLLIVPKERWEQNANKTSIAFSVPDQPGALFKALAVFALRDISLSKIESRPVKGHPWQYVFYADLKCGQTQASQNALRHLREICPMVKVLGVYRAG
- a CDS encoding lipid-binding SYLF domain-containing protein, giving the protein MNLIKKLLLTSTALLLVVFCFPGLSYAKDEGDRAKLQERLDKAGTILNQVTAAPDKGIPQEILAHAECVGVIPSLMKAGFGFGGEYGQGVVTCRTAHGWSAPAFYRLGGGSFGLQIGGEAVDLVMLFMNENGVHSLLAHKVKIGADASASAGPVGRTAAAETNIALQTEILTYSRSRGIFAGISLKGAWIEQNGGDTRTFYGRDMNFRTILGGTVRPPAGSEGFLSAVRKDFGEAKASR
- a CDS encoding TonB family protein, coding for MTQRSDFSALEADQPIGGVSDSAALAHATRSKRVVRIAVSLPVEIRDQFGGKDQPRTQFVTLRGCVLSTTLSMRAGNKLTLQNLKNGRTAECHAIGVEPGLNGTHQVEIEFTSAQPEFWPVQFPSEDPKPSVASTAPQISNPNSQSRQASAVSDKDILVLADSVARDFNGGRAHSPERIATKVATADSVAQFRAANRAAHKREQRKKAVYSAIFFAAVSGAAVGARYWFANKPQLLEATPAPEVRKIAQKIARAIPAKQSNVTQASAVDATDAPESVSSDASVSARPGVAGSSASDVNAQLPQVPAQPAAESIQTEAVGVAPETPVAVRHGSSYAAARKSKVEDASDEPIALPLRVTESASVAKPEALKDVVADVPAHAAVLAAEVPKKAVPAHLIRSVPAQYPSMARQLHVEGEVLLNVNVDPTGAVSNITVVSGPPLLRAAATDCVKRWKYQPAMLGDKPVASTEIVKLDFHWR
- a CDS encoding lysophospholipid acyltransferase family protein, whose amino-acid sequence is MRENLEYVLVWAFVHTVGALPSPIAIGVGKFLGFLAYAVMSRLRKVGLRNLQIAFPQMTEKQRRRIVFQLFQGLGRQLAEFCMFPRYTSENARKVATYDGFENYEAARAGGCGVLLLTAHIGGWEIGSFVHSIFGNPIKIVVRRLDNRKVDALVDQYRTLHGNETFAKEDFARGLLAAMKAGETVGILMDTNITPPQGVFVDFFGVPACTASGMARVALRSGAAVVPAFTIWDRQLRKYRVRFDPALTLVSTGDDDADAVANTALFTRVIEEYAAKYPEQWLWVHRRWKTRPPGEPPIYKAS